In one window of Bacteroidales bacterium DNA:
- the rffA gene encoding dTDP-4-amino-4,6-dideoxygalactose transaminase — protein MIPFNKPYLTGKETEYIKKSVLSGKISGDGIYTKKCNLFFEEKYKFKKVLLTTSCTDALEMCAILSNIQPGDEVIIPSYTFVSTANAFVLRGAKIVFADSRKENPNIDETQIEQLITKNTKAIVVVHYAGIACNMDTIMAIANKYNLIVIEDAAQAIDSFYNGRALGSIGHLAAFSFHETKNVISGEGGMIAINDERFIKRAEIIREKGTNRSAFFRGEVDKYGWVDIGSSFLPSDIIAAFLYAQLENIIDIQNKRKKIWDTYYQNLIPLANKGFIKLPFIPDFATNNAHMFYLVCRNIEERTGLIHKLKEENINAVFHYLSLHKSPYYKDKHDGRNLNFTDMYTDCLVRLPLFYELDNINVKRICKVINDFYL, from the coding sequence ATGATTCCTTTCAATAAACCCTATTTAACAGGTAAAGAAACAGAATATATTAAAAAATCGGTTCTCTCGGGTAAAATCTCAGGTGATGGGATTTATACTAAAAAATGCAATCTGTTTTTTGAAGAAAAGTATAAATTTAAAAAAGTATTGCTTACTACTTCATGCACCGATGCTCTTGAAATGTGTGCTATTCTTTCCAATATTCAACCCGGTGATGAAGTTATAATTCCATCTTACACTTTTGTTTCTACAGCAAATGCTTTTGTATTAAGAGGAGCTAAGATTGTATTTGCTGATAGCCGAAAAGAAAACCCGAATATTGATGAAACCCAAATAGAACAATTAATTACTAAAAATACTAAAGCTATTGTAGTAGTTCATTATGCAGGAATCGCTTGCAATATGGATACTATAATGGCTATTGCAAATAAATATAATTTAATAGTTATTGAAGATGCTGCACAGGCAATTGATTCATTTTATAATGGAAGAGCGTTAGGTTCAATAGGTCATTTGGCTGCTTTTTCTTTTCATGAAACTAAAAATGTAATATCTGGTGAAGGGGGAATGATTGCTATCAATGATGAACGATTTATAAAAAGAGCTGAAATTATTCGTGAGAAAGGCACCAACCGTTCTGCGTTTTTCCGCGGTGAAGTAGATAAATATGGTTGGGTCGATATTGGTTCTTCTTTTTTGCCTTCTGATATTATTGCTGCATTTTTATATGCTCAACTGGAGAATATTATAGATATTCAAAATAAAAGAAAAAAAATATGGGATACTTATTATCAAAATTTAATTCCATTAGCAAATAAAGGTTTTATTAAGCTTCCTTTTATACCTGATTTTGCTACAAATAATGCACATATGTTTTATTTGGTATGCAGAAATATTGAGGAGAGAACTGGTTTGATACATAAACTAAAAGAAGAAAATATTAATGCGGTATTTCATTATTTATCCCTCCATAAATCTCCCTATTATAAGGACAAACATGATGGTCGCAACTTGAATTTCACCGATATGTATACTGATTGTCTGGTGAGATTACCTTTATTTTATGAATTAGATAATATAAACGTGAAGAGAATTTGTAAAGTAATAAATGATTTTTATTTATAG
- a CDS encoding MBL fold metallo-hydrolase — MIEVLTFFSPEYNSNTYILVKKDSGRAVIIDPTLSSITNILAYLKKKLLQVDYIIPTHGHFDHIEGVDELRRHYKTDVIANKECALSFQNPKKNYSTYFENKNIVISPPSVIIDNDEHQLNWKGDILHIIRTPGHSPCSICIYTEYFLFSGDTILIEYSPFNKFPDSNAVLLKESIKKIFTMFSGDLLVYPGHGLPFKLGTISSKFEFLIS; from the coding sequence ATGATTGAGGTTTTAACTTTTTTTTCACCCGAATATAATTCAAATACATATATCCTTGTAAAAAAAGATTCGGGTCGGGCTGTAATAATTGATCCCACTCTTTCAAGCATAACAAATATTCTGGCTTATTTAAAAAAAAAATTACTACAGGTTGATTATATCATTCCCACCCATGGTCATTTTGATCACATTGAAGGTGTCGACGAATTACGCAGGCACTATAAAACAGATGTGATTGCAAATAAGGAATGTGCACTGTCTTTTCAGAATCCCAAAAAAAATTATTCCACTTACTTTGAGAATAAAAATATAGTTATTTCTCCACCGTCGGTGATTATTGATAATGATGAACATCAGTTAAACTGGAAAGGAGATATTCTTCATATCATAAGAACACCAGGGCATTCTCCATGTAGTATCTGCATATATACCGAATATTTTTTATTTTCTGGCGATACCATTTTGATAGAATATAGCCCATTCAATAAATTTCCCGATAGTAATGCTGTTTTGCTAAAAGAAAGTATTAAGAAAATCTTCACGATGTTCTCAGGAGATTTATTAGTTTATCCAGGACATGGGCTCCCCTTTAAACTAGGAACAATTTCTTCAAAGTTTGAATTTCTTATTTCATAG